The Agromyces marinus genome window below encodes:
- a CDS encoding dehydrogenase encodes MAGAKRSKPKQPVEFRSQALAEALERQDMAAVALALRNGNTVVPLVKPGPRDKPLDGGEVWTYRDANTGEVALLLFSDAANKPENLPPAVGLQSPAWLKVFLTRHESTITTVFLDIAGPHPMQASPAELLKALEV; translated from the coding sequence ATGGCCGGTGCGAAGCGATCCAAGCCCAAGCAGCCCGTCGAGTTCCGCTCGCAGGCCCTCGCCGAGGCGCTCGAACGGCAGGACATGGCTGCGGTCGCGCTCGCCCTGCGCAACGGCAACACCGTCGTGCCGCTCGTCAAGCCGGGCCCGCGCGACAAGCCGCTCGACGGCGGCGAGGTGTGGACCTATCGCGACGCGAACACGGGCGAGGTCGCCCTGCTGCTCTTCAGCGATGCGGCGAACAAGCCCGAGAACCTGCCTCCCGCGGTGGGGCTGCAGAGCCCCGCGTGGCTCAAGGTCTTCCTCACGCGCCACGAGTCGACGATCACGACCGTGTTCCTCGACATCGCCGGCCCGCACCCCATGCAGGCCTCGCCCGCCGAACTCCTGAAGGCGCTCGAGGTCTGA
- a CDS encoding ATP-dependent Clp protease ATP-binding subunit: MFERFTDRARRVVVLAQEEAKMLNHNYIGTEHILLGLIHEGEGVAAKALESLGISLDAVREQVQDIIGQGQQQPTGHIPFTPRAKKVLELSLREALQLGHNYIGTEHILLGLIREGEGVAAQVLVKLGADLNRVRQQVIQLLSGYQGKEQVQVGANEQQQAQGGSQILDQFGRNLTQAARESKLDPVIGREKEIERVMQILSRRSKNNPVLIGEPGVGKTAVVEGLAQAIVKGEVPETLKDKQLYSLDLGSLIAGSRYRGDFEERLKKVTKEIRTRGDIIVFIDEIHTLVGAGAAEGAIDAASILKPLLARGELQTIGATTLDEYRKHFEKDAALERRFQPIQVAEPSLPHAINILKGLRDRYEAHHKVSITDGAIVAAANLADRYISDRFLPDKAIDLIDEAGARLRLSILSSPPELREFDEKIATVRGAKETAIEEQDFEKAASLRDEEKNLLGERLRLEKQWKSGEVKTTAVVDEGLIAEVLAQATGIPVFKLTEEESSRLVFMEKALHERVIGQEEAISALSKTIRRTRAGLKDPKRPSGSFIFAGPTGVGKTELAKALAEFLFDDESAMISLDMSEYGEKHTVSRLFGAPPGFVGFEEGGQLTEKVRRKPFSVVLFDEIEKAHPDIFNSLLQILEEGRLTDGQGRVVDFKNTVIIMTTNLGTKDISGGPVGFQVEGDTRTGYDLMRAKVNEELKKHFKPEFLNRVDEIIVFPQLSKEELLQIVDLFIKRLSERMLDRDMTVELTQAAKERLIEVGFDPALGARPLRRAVQHEVEDRLSEKILHGELNSGDHVHVDFRDGEFVFTTTQRELPVGVGVNTSAAIGTGPATPDLAAGQ, encoded by the coding sequence ATGTTCGAGAGATTCACGGACCGAGCCCGTCGCGTCGTCGTCCTGGCCCAAGAAGAGGCCAAGATGCTGAATCACAACTACATCGGCACCGAGCACATCCTGCTCGGCCTCATCCACGAGGGTGAGGGCGTGGCCGCGAAGGCGCTCGAGTCGCTGGGGATCTCCCTCGATGCCGTCCGCGAGCAGGTCCAGGACATCATCGGCCAGGGCCAGCAGCAGCCGACCGGGCACATCCCGTTCACGCCGCGCGCCAAGAAGGTGCTCGAGCTCTCGCTCCGCGAGGCGCTGCAGCTCGGCCACAACTACATCGGCACCGAGCACATCCTGCTCGGCCTCATCCGCGAGGGCGAGGGCGTCGCCGCGCAGGTGCTCGTCAAGCTCGGCGCCGACCTCAATCGCGTGCGCCAGCAGGTCATCCAGCTCCTCTCCGGCTACCAGGGCAAGGAACAGGTCCAGGTCGGCGCGAACGAGCAGCAGCAGGCCCAGGGCGGATCGCAGATCCTCGACCAGTTCGGCCGCAACCTCACGCAGGCCGCACGCGAGTCGAAGCTCGACCCCGTCATCGGCCGCGAGAAGGAGATCGAGCGGGTCATGCAGATCCTCTCGCGCCGCTCCAAGAACAACCCCGTCCTCATCGGCGAGCCCGGTGTCGGCAAGACCGCCGTCGTCGAGGGGCTCGCACAGGCGATCGTCAAGGGCGAGGTCCCCGAGACGCTGAAGGACAAGCAGCTCTACTCGCTCGACCTCGGCTCGCTCATCGCCGGCTCCCGGTACCGCGGCGACTTCGAGGAGCGCCTCAAGAAGGTCACGAAGGAGATCCGCACGCGCGGCGACATCATCGTCTTCATCGACGAGATCCACACCCTCGTGGGTGCCGGCGCCGCCGAGGGCGCGATCGACGCCGCGTCGATCCTGAAGCCCCTGCTCGCGCGCGGCGAGCTGCAGACCATCGGCGCGACCACGCTCGACGAGTACCGCAAGCACTTCGAGAAGGATGCCGCGCTCGAGCGCCGCTTCCAGCCCATCCAGGTCGCCGAGCCGTCGCTCCCGCACGCGATCAACATCCTCAAGGGGCTGCGCGACCGCTACGAGGCGCACCACAAGGTCTCGATCACCGACGGCGCGATCGTCGCCGCGGCGAACCTCGCCGACCGGTACATCAGCGACCGGTTCCTGCCCGACAAGGCCATCGACCTGATCGACGAGGCCGGCGCACGCCTGCGCCTGTCGATCCTGTCGAGCCCGCCCGAGCTTCGCGAGTTCGACGAGAAGATCGCGACCGTCCGCGGCGCCAAGGAGACCGCGATCGAGGAGCAGGACTTCGAGAAGGCCGCGTCGCTGCGCGACGAGGAGAAGAACCTGCTCGGCGAACGACTCCGCCTCGAGAAGCAGTGGAAGTCGGGCGAGGTCAAGACGACCGCCGTCGTCGACGAGGGCCTGATCGCCGAGGTGCTCGCGCAGGCCACCGGCATCCCCGTCTTCAAGCTCACCGAAGAGGAGAGCTCGCGCCTGGTCTTCATGGAGAAGGCGCTGCACGAGCGCGTCATCGGCCAGGAGGAGGCGATCTCCGCCCTGTCGAAGACGATCCGCCGCACGCGTGCGGGCCTGAAGGACCCGAAGCGCCCCTCGGGGTCGTTCATCTTCGCCGGCCCCACGGGCGTCGGCAAGACCGAGCTCGCCAAGGCGCTCGCCGAGTTCCTGTTCGACGACGAGTCGGCGATGATCTCGCTCGACATGTCCGAGTACGGCGAGAAGCACACCGTCTCACGCCTGTTCGGCGCGCCTCCCGGCTTCGTCGGCTTCGAGGAGGGCGGCCAGCTCACCGAGAAGGTGCGCCGGAAGCCGTTCTCGGTCGTGCTGTTCGACGAGATCGAGAAGGCCCACCCCGACATCTTCAACTCGCTCCTGCAGATCCTCGAAGAGGGCCGCCTCACCGACGGCCAGGGCCGCGTGGTCGACTTCAAGAACACCGTCATCATCATGACGACCAACCTCGGCACGAAGGACATCTCCGGCGGCCCCGTCGGATTCCAGGTCGAGGGCGACACCCGCACCGGCTACGACCTCATGCGCGCCAAGGTCAACGAGGAGCTCAAGAAGCACTTCAAGCCCGAGTTCCTGAACCGCGTCGACGAGATCATCGTGTTCCCGCAGCTCAGCAAGGAGGAGCTGCTGCAGATCGTCGACCTGTTCATCAAGCGGCTCAGCGAGCGCATGCTCGACCGCGACATGACGGTCGAACTCACCCAGGCGGCGAAGGAACGCCTCATCGAGGTCGGGTTCGACCCCGCGCTCGGCGCCCGTCCGCTCCGCCGCGCCGTGCAGCACGAGGTCGAGGACCGGCTGTCGGAGAAGATCCTGCACGGGGAGCTCAACTCGGGCGACCACGTGCACGTCGACTTCCGCGACGGCGAGTTCGTGTTCACCACGACGCAGCGCGAACTGCCCGTCGGCGTCGGCGTGAACACGAGCGCGGCCATCGGCACCGGGCCGGCGACGCCGGACCTCGCCGCGGGCCAGTAG
- a CDS encoding M14 family zinc carboxypeptidase: MQRTLAGAGVTAVLATTLVAGSTPAAALEGDAAVPIVTPVSPMVAPPTSYPFQPELATVADDPTDASIARGVIPYDEIAPRLNELTAGSDRISVQVVGQSALGRDIHLVTLTAPENPGETRRQALFRDMIKHKPETAAKNASLMKNYKVPIWFNANIHGNEWEGTDAVLDYIEHLATAPYDEVADLLEHNRLYFTVTNNPDGRALGQRATATGFDANRDMITGATNEARIIRDLSGVIQPTFYIDLHGYTSVLQVEPCGPPHGENYEYDLFLPHAYAAALEIEEAVTAADIPGNTYLDLETNRVTTENTGNIRIPYRDIRAGWDDWPPIFTPQYVAYQGAVTNTVELPLGRVNPPSDPRNAANSAVNIEVAGVVIETSVDYVVENADSLLENQIEIFRRGDAGEPLVEIPADVDPADVPAPNQWAEIWDETDVYTAEFPRAYVIPAGEAQRSATDAANLVDQLIANGVEVQRASSAFTADGTTYAAGSYVVDMHQPLRGMANVLLADGSDISERVPDMYDISAWSLALLWGADVDAIGSTGDPALTAKLKAVAEAAPTGSVPAGGSHLELATTGVAEYQAVNALIESGVPVSAFADGSVVIEADAAGRSAAEEVAELYGVAFTASDGSRLASEESTGLGDLAVAYSGGGEELLTLQKLGFDDPVQVSSASLTSGAANLDDVDVLWIGANLNFSSSQAAGRAEVEEYLADGGGVVGEGTAIAAFANAFGLLSSTATAGTSGSNGIVSVDPVAGGLLGTYPADTAFVYPAVWYTNLGAGAVVEQTYAAGDPFIAGHWRDSAGRSTTDAAGQASAVSTETEAGNRVLMFGTSMNFRTHPVGQFGQIARGLFWAGSEGEAVPAP, encoded by the coding sequence ATGCAACGCACCCTCGCTGGCGCGGGTGTCACGGCCGTCCTGGCCACGACACTCGTCGCCGGTTCCACACCCGCCGCAGCCCTGGAGGGCGACGCGGCGGTTCCGATCGTCACCCCCGTCTCGCCGATGGTCGCCCCGCCGACCAGTTACCCGTTCCAGCCCGAGCTCGCGACCGTCGCCGACGACCCGACCGACGCGTCGATCGCTCGCGGCGTCATCCCCTACGACGAGATCGCACCGCGGCTGAACGAGCTCACCGCCGGCAGCGACCGCATCTCGGTGCAGGTCGTCGGGCAGTCGGCGCTCGGGCGCGACATCCACCTGGTCACGCTGACGGCGCCCGAGAACCCGGGCGAGACGCGGCGTCAGGCGCTCTTCCGCGACATGATCAAGCACAAGCCCGAGACGGCGGCGAAGAACGCCTCGCTCATGAAGAACTACAAGGTGCCGATCTGGTTCAACGCCAACATCCACGGCAACGAGTGGGAGGGCACCGACGCCGTCCTCGACTACATCGAGCACCTGGCGACCGCGCCGTACGACGAGGTGGCGGACCTGCTCGAGCACAACCGGCTCTACTTCACCGTCACCAACAACCCCGACGGCCGGGCGCTCGGCCAGCGCGCGACGGCGACCGGGTTCGACGCGAACCGCGACATGATCACGGGCGCCACGAACGAGGCGCGGATCATCCGCGACCTGTCGGGGGTCATCCAGCCGACGTTCTACATCGACCTGCACGGCTACACGAGCGTGCTGCAGGTCGAGCCGTGCGGCCCGCCCCACGGTGAGAACTACGAGTACGACCTCTTCCTGCCGCACGCGTACGCGGCGGCGCTCGAGATCGAGGAGGCCGTGACCGCAGCGGACATCCCGGGCAACACCTACCTCGACCTCGAGACGAACCGGGTCACGACCGAGAACACGGGCAACATCCGGATCCCCTACCGCGACATCCGGGCAGGGTGGGACGACTGGCCCCCGATCTTCACGCCGCAGTACGTCGCCTACCAGGGCGCGGTCACGAACACGGTCGAGCTTCCGCTCGGACGGGTGAACCCGCCGAGCGACCCGAGGAACGCCGCGAACTCCGCGGTGAACATCGAGGTGGCGGGCGTGGTCATCGAGACCTCGGTCGACTACGTCGTCGAGAACGCCGATTCGCTGCTCGAGAACCAGATCGAGATCTTCCGGCGCGGCGACGCGGGCGAGCCCCTCGTGGAGATCCCCGCCGACGTCGACCCGGCCGACGTGCCGGCGCCGAACCAGTGGGCCGAGATCTGGGACGAGACCGACGTCTACACCGCCGAGTTCCCCCGGGCCTACGTCATCCCCGCCGGTGAGGCGCAGCGTTCGGCGACGGATGCCGCCAACCTCGTCGACCAGCTCATCGCGAACGGCGTCGAGGTGCAACGCGCATCCTCCGCGTTCACGGCGGACGGCACGACCTACGCGGCGGGCTCCTACGTCGTCGACATGCACCAGCCGCTGCGCGGCATGGCGAACGTGCTGCTCGCGGACGGGTCCGACATCTCGGAGCGCGTGCCCGACATGTACGACATCTCGGCGTGGAGCCTCGCCCTGCTCTGGGGGGCCGACGTCGACGCGATCGGTTCCACGGGCGACCCCGCGCTCACGGCGAAGCTCAAGGCGGTGGCCGAGGCGGCGCCGACCGGGTCGGTGCCGGCAGGCGGGTCCCACCTCGAGCTCGCCACGACGGGCGTCGCGGAGTACCAGGCCGTGAACGCGCTGATCGAGTCGGGCGTGCCCGTCTCGGCGTTCGCCGACGGCTCGGTCGTGATCGAAGCGGATGCCGCGGGCCGCTCGGCGGCCGAGGAGGTCGCCGAGCTCTACGGCGTGGCGTTCACGGCATCCGACGGGTCGCGCCTGGCCTCGGAGGAGAGCACGGGACTGGGCGACCTGGCGGTCGCCTACTCGGGCGGCGGCGAGGAGCTGCTGACGCTCCAGAAGCTCGGCTTCGACGACCCCGTCCAGGTCTCGTCCGCGTCGCTCACGAGCGGTGCCGCGAACCTCGACGACGTCGACGTGCTCTGGATCGGCGCCAACCTCAACTTCTCGTCGTCGCAGGCGGCCGGTCGTGCCGAGGTCGAGGAGTACCTGGCCGACGGCGGCGGCGTCGTGGGCGAGGGCACCGCGATCGCCGCGTTCGCGAACGCGTTCGGTCTGCTGAGCTCGACGGCGACCGCGGGAACGAGCGGATCGAACGGCATCGTCTCGGTCGATCCGGTCGCCGGCGGACTCCTGGGGACCTACCCGGCCGACACCGCCTTCGTCTACCCGGCCGTCTGGTACACGAACCTCGGTGCAGGCGCGGTCGTCGAGCAGACGTACGCGGCCGGCGACCCGTTCATCGCGGGCCACTGGCGCGACTCGGCGGGCCGTTCGACGACGGATGCCGCGGGGCAGGCGTCGGCGGTCTCGACCGAGACCGAGGCGGGCAACCGCGTGCTCATGTTCGGCACCTCGATGAACTTCCGCACCCACCCCGTGGGTCAGTTCGGGCAGATCGCCCGCGGCCTGTTCTGGGCGGGGAGCGAAGGAGAGGCGGTTCCCGCACCGTAG
- the lysS gene encoding lysine--tRNA ligase yields the protein MADETTHEPTAEEISEQKSVRLAKRERLNGEAADAGQGAYPVSLPITASIAEVRARFVGLGVDEQSGERVGVSGRIVHLRNTGKLCFAALQSGDGSRIQAMVSLAEVGEETLAAWKDLVDLGDHVFVAGEVITSRRGELSIMATEWRMAAKAINPLPNLHNDLSEETRVRSRYLDLIAREQARRNVIDRAKVNASLRRTFTELGFVEVETPMLQVMHGGASARPFVTHSNAFDTELYLRIAPELYLKRAVVGGIERVFEINRNFRNEGADSTHSPEFAMLEAYQAYGDYHSIADLTQKLIQDAAASVSGSHVVTWADGTEYDLGGQWDRLSMYGSLSEAIGEEITAQTPMSRLKELADAVDIEIDHPLPGKYVEELWEHHVKTGLVRPTFVMDFPLDTSPLVREHRSIPGVVEKWDLYVRGFELATGYSELVDPVVQRERFVEQAKLAAGGDPEAMRLDEEFLRALEFGMPPTGGMGMGIDRLLMAITGLGIRETILFPLVK from the coding sequence ATGGCCGACGAGACCACGCACGAGCCGACCGCCGAGGAGATCTCGGAGCAGAAGTCCGTGCGCCTGGCCAAGCGCGAACGCCTGAACGGCGAGGCGGCCGATGCCGGTCAGGGCGCCTACCCGGTGTCGCTGCCGATCACGGCGAGCATCGCCGAGGTCCGCGCGCGCTTCGTCGGCCTCGGCGTCGACGAGCAGAGCGGCGAACGGGTCGGCGTCTCCGGCCGGATCGTGCACCTGCGCAACACCGGCAAGCTCTGCTTCGCCGCGCTGCAGTCCGGCGACGGCAGCCGCATCCAGGCCATGGTCTCGCTCGCCGAGGTCGGCGAGGAGACGCTCGCGGCGTGGAAGGACCTCGTCGACCTCGGCGACCACGTCTTCGTCGCGGGCGAGGTCATCACGAGCCGTCGCGGGGAACTCTCGATCATGGCGACCGAGTGGCGGATGGCGGCCAAGGCCATCAACCCGCTGCCGAACCTGCACAACGATCTCTCGGAAGAGACCCGCGTGCGCAGCCGCTACCTCGACCTGATCGCGCGCGAGCAGGCCCGCCGCAACGTCATCGACCGGGCCAAGGTCAACGCGAGCCTGCGCCGCACGTTCACCGAGCTCGGCTTCGTCGAGGTCGAGACCCCGATGCTGCAGGTCATGCACGGCGGGGCATCCGCTCGCCCGTTCGTCACGCACTCGAACGCGTTCGACACCGAGTTGTACCTGCGCATCGCGCCCGAGCTGTACCTCAAGCGCGCCGTGGTCGGCGGCATCGAGCGCGTGTTCGAGATCAACCGCAACTTCCGCAACGAGGGCGCCGACTCGACCCACAGCCCCGAGTTCGCGATGCTCGAGGCCTACCAGGCGTACGGCGACTACCACTCGATCGCCGACCTCACCCAGAAGCTCATCCAGGACGCCGCGGCATCCGTCTCGGGCTCGCACGTCGTGACCTGGGCCGACGGCACCGAGTACGACCTCGGCGGCCAGTGGGACCGGCTGTCGATGTACGGGTCGCTCTCCGAAGCCATCGGCGAGGAGATCACCGCGCAGACGCCCATGTCTCGCCTGAAGGAACTCGCCGACGCCGTCGACATCGAGATCGACCACCCGCTGCCCGGCAAGTACGTCGAAGAGCTCTGGGAGCACCACGTCAAGACCGGTCTCGTGCGGCCCACGTTCGTCATGGACTTCCCGCTCGACACGTCGCCGCTCGTGCGCGAGCACCGGTCGATCCCGGGCGTCGTCGAGAAGTGGGACCTCTACGTGCGGGGCTTCGAGCTCGCCACGGGCTACTCCGAACTCGTCGACCCGGTCGTGCAGCGCGAGCGCTTCGTCGAACAGGCCAAGCTCGCAGCGGGCGGCGACCCCGAGGCGATGCGCCTGGACGAGGAGTTCCTGCGCGCCCTCGAGTTCGGCATGCCGCCGACCGGCGGCATGGGCATGGGCATCGACCGTCTGCTGATGGCGATCACCGGGCTCGGCATCCGCGAGACCATCCTGTTCCCGCTGGTCAAGTGA
- the cls gene encoding cardiolipin synthase: MTAAQITAVIALLVLIADIVVRIVAVVVVPRNRRPTAGMAWLLAIFFIPWLGVFFFLLIGNPKLPKARRTKQAEVDRFIREHTHGVEQVSDSSAWPDWFEGVVRLNRNLGAMPLIGRNGARLLGGYQESLDAMTEAIGRAERFVHAEFYILAYDRTTAPFFDALGDAVARGVEVRVLLDHVASFRSKGYRRTLRRLEGMGVQWRLMLPVQPLRGKYQRPDLRNHRKILVVDGDIAYMGSQNIIDRSYNKRGNIRRGLKWKELVAELEGPIVSGLDAIFATDWYLETGEVPYRDDLDLIPFDQPPEEQNLDCQVVPSGPGHPNENNLKLFLALLYAARERIIITSPYFVPDDAMLRAISGATQRGVHVELFVSEIGDQALVYHAQRSYYEALLRAGVRIYLYKAPYILHSKHFTVDDDVAVIGSSNMDIRSFELNMEVSLLVRGASFVREMRIVEDEYRRDSRELTLDEWMRQPLRSTVLDNLARLTSALQ, from the coding sequence ATGACGGCGGCTCAGATCACGGCGGTCATCGCCCTGCTCGTCCTGATCGCCGACATCGTCGTGCGCATCGTCGCCGTGGTCGTCGTGCCGCGAAACCGGCGGCCGACCGCGGGCATGGCGTGGCTGCTCGCGATCTTCTTCATCCCGTGGCTCGGGGTCTTCTTCTTCCTGCTGATCGGGAACCCGAAGCTCCCGAAGGCGCGCCGCACGAAGCAGGCCGAGGTCGACCGGTTCATCCGGGAGCACACCCACGGCGTCGAGCAGGTCAGCGACAGCAGCGCGTGGCCCGACTGGTTCGAGGGCGTCGTGCGCCTGAACCGCAACCTCGGCGCGATGCCGCTCATCGGGCGCAACGGCGCCCGGCTCCTCGGCGGGTACCAAGAGTCGCTGGATGCGATGACCGAGGCGATCGGCCGGGCCGAGCGGTTCGTGCACGCCGAGTTCTACATCCTCGCCTACGACCGGACGACCGCGCCCTTCTTCGATGCGCTCGGCGACGCGGTCGCCCGGGGCGTCGAGGTCCGGGTGCTGCTCGACCACGTCGCGTCGTTCCGGTCGAAGGGCTACCGCCGCACCCTGCGCAGGCTCGAAGGCATGGGGGTGCAGTGGCGGCTCATGCTGCCCGTGCAACCGCTGCGAGGCAAGTACCAGCGGCCGGACCTGCGCAACCACCGGAAGATCCTCGTCGTCGACGGCGACATCGCCTACATGGGCTCGCAGAACATCATCGATCGCAGCTACAACAAGCGCGGCAACATCCGGCGGGGCCTGAAGTGGAAGGAGCTCGTCGCCGAGCTCGAGGGGCCCATCGTCTCCGGCCTCGACGCCATCTTCGCGACCGACTGGTACCTCGAGACCGGTGAGGTTCCCTACCGGGACGACCTCGACCTGATCCCGTTCGACCAGCCGCCCGAGGAGCAGAACCTGGACTGCCAGGTCGTGCCGAGCGGCCCGGGCCACCCGAACGAGAACAACCTCAAGCTCTTCCTCGCGCTCCTGTACGCGGCGCGCGAGCGGATCATCATCACGAGCCCGTACTTCGTACCCGACGACGCGATGCTCCGCGCGATCAGCGGGGCGACGCAGCGGGGGGTGCACGTCGAGCTGTTCGTCTCCGAGATCGGAGACCAGGCGCTCGTGTACCACGCCCAGCGCTCCTACTACGAGGCCCTGCTGCGTGCGGGGGTCCGCATCTACCTCTACAAGGCGCCGTACATCCTGCACTCGAAGCACTTCACGGTCGACGACGATGTCGCCGTCATCGGTTCGAGCAACATGGACATCCGCTCATTCGAGCTCAACATGGAGGTCTCGCTGCTCGTGCGCGGCGCGTCGTTCGTCCGCGAGATGCGCATCGTCGAGGACGAGTACCGGCGCGACAGCCGCGAACTCACGCTCGACGAGTGGATGCGCCAGCCGCTGCGCTCCACCGTGCTCGACAACCTGGCGCGGCTCACCTCGGCCCTGCAGTAG
- a CDS encoding amino-acid N-acetyltransferase: MSQPYTVRRARTPDVPRIVDLVEPLVARRILLGKERVDLYGAVQEFRVAETPAGELVGCGALHVMWEDLGEVRTLAVDDGWLGHGVGHALLSALEADARELGLSRLFCLTFEVGFFSRHGFADMGGETVDPAVYAELVRSHDEGVAEFLDLARVKQNTLGNTRMLKSL, from the coding sequence ATGAGCCAGCCCTACACCGTCCGCCGGGCGCGCACGCCCGACGTGCCGCGAATCGTCGACCTGGTGGAGCCGCTCGTCGCACGACGCATCCTGCTCGGCAAGGAGCGGGTGGATCTCTACGGGGCCGTGCAGGAGTTCCGGGTCGCCGAGACGCCCGCCGGCGAACTCGTCGGCTGCGGCGCGCTGCACGTCATGTGGGAAGACCTCGGCGAAGTGCGCACGCTGGCCGTCGACGACGGCTGGCTCGGGCACGGCGTCGGCCACGCCCTGCTGTCGGCCCTCGAGGCAGACGCCCGCGAGCTCGGCCTGAGCAGGCTGTTCTGCCTGACCTTCGAAGTCGGCTTCTTCAGCAGGCATGGGTTCGCCGACATGGGCGGCGAGACGGTCGACCCCGCGGTGTACGCCGAACTCGTGCGCTCGCACGACGAGGGCGTCGCCGAATTCCTCGACCTCGCGCGGGTCAAGCAGAACACGCTCGGCAACACGCGCATGCTGAAGAGCCTCTGA
- a CDS encoding helix-turn-helix domain-containing protein codes for MAPAEPDEAHNIHCRLDELLAERGMTLTRLSELVGVSLVNLSVLKNDRARAIRFSTLQAVCRALGCEVGDLLVLRPAAPGGEPR; via the coding sequence ATGGCGCCGGCCGAACCCGACGAGGCCCACAACATCCACTGCCGGCTCGATGAACTCCTCGCCGAGCGCGGCATGACCCTCACCCGCCTGTCCGAGCTCGTCGGCGTCAGCCTGGTCAACCTGAGCGTCCTGAAGAACGACCGTGCACGCGCCATCCGCTTCTCGACCCTGCAGGCGGTCTGCCGGGCGCTCGGATGCGAGGTCGGCGACCTGCTGGTCCTGCGCCCGGCCGCCCCGGGCGGCGAACCGCGATGA
- a CDS encoding pirin family protein: protein MSNLERDPVEVLSPPDEATGAGIVVFDAREVPLGGPRAMPVRRTLPQRGRTTIGAWCFIDHYGPDEVETTGGMVVPPHPHTGLQTVSWLFAGEIEHRDSTGVHERVRPGGVNLMTAGRGISHSEVSTPDTTRLHGVQLWVALPEGSRRVAPFFERADTVAVELDDATVRVFAGELAGPDGAPTTDAAASPITTFTPLLGAQVDLPPGGSVEFPLDPGFEHGVLVDAGPVGVGLPDAGVRVDVAWSQLAVLEPGPTRVRLAAGEEPARVIVLGGRPFTEQLVMWWNFIGRSHEEIVEFRRRWQSDVIDRNDPDGPFGTVTGYDGAPLPAPGLPSVRLKPRP from the coding sequence ATGAGCAACCTCGAACGTGATCCGGTGGAGGTGCTCAGCCCACCGGACGAGGCGACCGGCGCGGGCATCGTCGTCTTCGACGCCCGCGAGGTGCCGCTCGGCGGCCCACGCGCGATGCCGGTCCGGCGCACCCTCCCCCAGCGCGGCCGCACGACCATCGGCGCATGGTGCTTCATCGACCACTACGGTCCCGACGAGGTCGAGACGACCGGCGGCATGGTGGTGCCGCCGCACCCGCACACGGGCCTGCAGACGGTCAGCTGGCTGTTCGCGGGCGAGATCGAGCACCGCGACTCGACCGGCGTCCACGAGCGCGTGCGGCCCGGCGGCGTGAACCTCATGACCGCCGGCCGCGGGATCTCCCACTCGGAGGTCTCCACCCCCGACACGACACGGCTGCACGGCGTCCAGCTCTGGGTCGCGCTGCCCGAAGGCTCACGGCGGGTCGCCCCGTTCTTCGAACGCGCCGACACCGTGGCGGTCGAGCTCGACGACGCGACCGTCCGGGTGTTCGCGGGCGAGCTCGCCGGCCCCGACGGGGCCCCGACGACGGATGCCGCGGCATCGCCGATCACGACGTTCACGCCCCTGCTCGGGGCCCAGGTCGACCTTCCCCCGGGCGGCTCGGTCGAGTTCCCGCTCGACCCGGGGTTCGAGCACGGGGTGCTCGTCGACGCCGGCCCCGTCGGGGTCGGGCTCCCGGACGCCGGGGTCCGCGTCGACGTCGCGTGGTCGCAGCTGGCCGTGCTCGAGCCCGGGCCGACGCGCGTGCGACTCGCGGCGGGCGAGGAACCGGCCCGGGTGATCGTGCTCGGCGGGCGGCCGTTCACCGAGCAGCTCGTCATGTGGTGGAACTTCATCGGGCGCTCGCATGAGGAGATCGTCGAGTTCCGGAGGCGATGGCAGTCCGACGTGATCGACCGCAACGACCCGGACGGCCCGTTCGGCACCGTCACCGGCTACGACGGTGCGCCGCTTCCCGCGCCCGGTCTTCCGTCCGTCCGCCTGAAGCCCCGGCCCTGA
- a CDS encoding glycine cleavage system protein R, with translation MPRLVLTVIGDDRAGLVEALAGAIDEHGGNWEQSQMAELAGQFAGIVVVEVPAENESALRAAMQGLDGLLEVSAHPGADAAASVDDRTPMRIDLLGNDHPGIVRDVSAVLARHGLSIETITTGQRDAPMAGGRLFEAHLVVRVPSGGDPVAVREDLERVASELFVDLAFDAD, from the coding sequence ATGCCCAGACTCGTGCTGACCGTCATCGGAGACGACCGCGCCGGACTCGTCGAGGCCCTCGCAGGCGCGATCGACGAACACGGCGGCAACTGGGAGCAGAGCCAGATGGCCGAGCTCGCGGGCCAGTTCGCGGGCATCGTCGTGGTCGAGGTCCCCGCCGAGAACGAGTCCGCGCTCCGCGCGGCCATGCAGGGACTCGACGGCCTGCTCGAGGTCTCGGCGCACCCCGGGGCGGATGCCGCGGCATCCGTCGACGACCGCACGCCGATGCGCATCGACCTGCTCGGCAACGACCACCCCGGGATCGTGCGCGACGTCTCGGCGGTGCTCGCACGGCACGGCCTCAGCATCGAGACGATCACGACCGGCCAGCGCGACGCGCCCATGGCCGGCGGGCGGCTCTTCGAAGCGCACCTGGTCGTGCGCGTGCCCTCGGGCGGCGACCCCGTCGCGGTGCGCGAAGACCTGGAGCGGGTCGCGAGCGAGCTGTTCGTCGACCTCGCCTTCGACGCCGACTGA